From a region of the candidate division Zixibacteria bacterium HGW-Zixibacteria-1 genome:
- a CDS encoding 4-hydroxy-3-methylbut-2-en-1-yl diphosphate synthase yields the protein MELKYPPGRRKSRAVKAGSVIIGGGFPVSVQSMTNTDTRDTAATVAQIKALAEAGCDIVRVAVPDEEAALNLGEIKAQINIPLVADIHFKYKLALEAIKQGVDKIRINPGNIGEDWKVREVTRAAKDAGIPIRVGVNSGSLPKDLVEKYGHDNPEAFVIGALRQIEILESCDFHDIVVALKSSSVNTTYWAHLMLAEKTDYPFHLGITEAGTLQTGTIKSSVGVGALLINGLGDTIRVSLSADPLEEIRVGKAILKALELKKEGVEVISCPTCGRCQIDLIRLAESIEQKTRHYKTSLKVAVMGCVVNGPGEASAADVGITGGDGLGLLFKRGEIIRKIPEKDLEKVLLDEIERMTGGK from the coding sequence ATGGAATTGAAATATCCTCCCGGGCGAAGAAAAAGCCGCGCCGTCAAAGCGGGCAGCGTGATAATCGGCGGCGGCTTTCCGGTTTCGGTGCAGTCGATGACCAACACCGACACGCGCGACACGGCCGCGACCGTCGCCCAGATAAAGGCGCTGGCCGAAGCCGGCTGCGATATTGTCCGGGTGGCGGTTCCCGATGAAGAAGCGGCGCTCAATCTTGGCGAAATCAAAGCGCAGATAAACATCCCACTGGTGGCCGATATTCATTTCAAATACAAGCTGGCGCTTGAAGCTATCAAACAAGGGGTGGATAAAATCCGCATCAATCCGGGCAATATCGGCGAAGACTGGAAGGTTCGCGAAGTGACCAGGGCGGCCAAAGATGCCGGTATTCCGATTCGGGTCGGGGTCAATTCGGGGTCACTGCCAAAGGATCTGGTCGAAAAGTACGGCCATGACAACCCGGAGGCATTCGTCATCGGGGCGTTGCGGCAAATCGAAATTCTCGAGAGCTGCGATTTTCATGATATCGTGGTGGCGCTGAAATCATCCTCGGTCAATACAACCTATTGGGCGCATCTGATGCTGGCCGAAAAGACCGATTATCCGTTTCACCTGGGGATCACCGAAGCCGGGACGCTTCAGACCGGAACGATTAAATCCTCGGTCGGCGTGGGGGCGCTTCTGATAAACGGCCTCGGCGACACGATTCGAGTTTCGTTGTCGGCTGATCCGCTCGAGGAAATCCGCGTCGGCAAAGCGATTCTCAAGGCACTGGAACTAAAGAAGGAAGGCGTGGAGGTTATCTCCTGCCCCACCTGCGGACGCTGCCAGATCGACCTGATTAGACTGGCCGAATCGATCGAGCAAAAAACGCGGCATTATAAGACATCGCTCAAAGTGGCGGTGATGGGCTGTGTGGTCAACGGGCCGGGTGAGGCATCGGCGGCCGATGTCGGCATCACCGGCGGCGATGGGTTGGGGCTGTTATTCAAAAGGGGTGAGATTATCCGCAAAATCCCCGAGAAGGATCTCGAGAAGGTACTCCTTGACGAGATCGAACGGATGACCGGGGGCAAATAG